In a genomic window of Spirosoma agri:
- a CDS encoding sensor histidine kinase encodes MNSSPLSQAAPPGIELSTVEQALLWQQVLTYSINGLVGLVAVRENDSPDGSIINFRYRFANQTALKDTLYGDYDGTDDITGRLLTDFFPSICETKLWHTYIKVVESGEAQRIEQSFKIDEQDIWVVQSAAPFGRDGLLLSYTETSGLHQTARRLARQTMLLNGILNSSPNAIVVFEAVRNTQQQLINFQVTLTNRRFDKLVSHLDMGFTGLLLTDIYPLKPDRMDQLRQLLHTDEIIRLEEFVPVLDRWFDITLNHLNDGFVATAQDITEAKQMRQQLETTVQELHRSNHNLEQFAYVASHDLQEPLRKIVSFGDVLTEQFAAELSESASDLVRRMQTSAGRMRSLVQDLLAFSRLSGNADTFSLVDLNQLVAAVADDLELMIYDRKAELQIDALPAVWGDASLLRQLFQNLLSNALKFQQLSATGVLIAPRVVISGRVATNADLPDALIAADVSQAGRRFAVITITDNGIGFDERYLDRIFTIFQRLHGRMNYAGTGIGLAICKKVVEIHNGHITAISREGNGATFCVFLPMT; translated from the coding sequence ATGAATTCTTCACCACTGTCGCAGGCAGCCCCGCCTGGCATTGAACTATCTACCGTAGAACAAGCTCTCCTTTGGCAACAGGTTTTAACGTATTCGATCAATGGATTAGTCGGGTTGGTAGCCGTTCGGGAAAATGATTCGCCGGATGGATCAATCATCAATTTTCGCTATCGATTTGCCAATCAGACGGCCTTAAAAGACACCTTATATGGCGACTACGACGGAACAGACGACATCACTGGGCGACTACTGACCGACTTTTTCCCCTCGATCTGTGAAACAAAACTGTGGCACACCTACATTAAGGTCGTAGAATCCGGTGAAGCACAGCGCATTGAACAGAGTTTTAAGATTGACGAACAGGATATTTGGGTAGTCCAGTCAGCAGCCCCATTTGGTCGCGATGGGTTGCTACTCTCGTATACGGAAACCAGCGGTCTACACCAAACCGCCCGTCGGCTTGCCCGGCAGACCATGCTGCTCAATGGCATTCTTAATTCATCACCGAACGCCATTGTCGTGTTCGAAGCGGTTCGAAATACGCAGCAGCAACTTATCAATTTTCAGGTTACGCTCACCAATCGTCGGTTCGACAAGCTGGTTAGTCATCTCGATATGGGGTTTACGGGTTTGTTACTTACGGATATTTATCCGCTCAAGCCGGACCGTATGGACCAGTTGCGGCAACTGCTTCACACCGACGAGATCATACGTCTGGAAGAATTTGTACCCGTTCTTGATCGGTGGTTCGACATCACGTTGAATCACCTGAATGACGGCTTCGTCGCCACCGCGCAGGATATTACGGAGGCCAAGCAAATGCGCCAGCAACTTGAGACTACGGTGCAGGAATTGCATCGTTCCAACCATAATTTAGAGCAGTTTGCCTATGTGGCTTCGCACGATTTGCAGGAGCCATTGCGCAAAATTGTTTCGTTCGGCGATGTGCTGACAGAACAGTTTGCGGCTGAACTGAGCGAATCGGCGTCTGACCTGGTCCGGCGTATGCAGACCTCAGCCGGACGCATGCGGTCGCTGGTGCAAGACTTGCTGGCGTTCTCCCGACTATCGGGCAACGCCGATACCTTCAGCTTGGTAGACCTCAACCAGTTGGTTGCAGCCGTAGCCGACGATCTGGAGCTGATGATCTACGATCGAAAAGCCGAACTCCAGATCGATGCTTTACCAGCCGTGTGGGGCGATGCCTCTCTGCTTCGGCAACTCTTCCAAAACTTACTGAGTAATGCCCTCAAATTTCAGCAACTCAGCGCGACTGGTGTTCTTATTGCCCCCCGCGTTGTGATCAGCGGTCGTGTCGCTACGAATGCCGACCTACCCGACGCGCTGATCGCAGCTGATGTGTCACAGGCTGGCCGTCGTTTCGCGGTTATAACTATTACGGATAATGGTATAGGCTTCGACGAACGCTACCTGGATCGGATTTTTACCATTTTTCAGCGGCTTCATGGCCGGATGAATTATGCCGGCACGGGGATAGGCCTGGCCATTTGCAAGAAAGTTGTGGAGATTCACAACGGGCACATCACCGCAATCAGCCGGGAAGGGAACGGTGCTACATTCTGCGTTTTCCTGCCAATGACGTAG
- the rny gene encoding ribonuclease Y, with product MDIPLWLAVFAALAGGGIGLLIGRRTMAGDHAKREQEAEEKAASIVKNAELQAETIKKDRMLEAKEKYLKLKTEFEETTNQKRNLLLQNETKLKQREQQLNQQADQQRNRENELNQQRNELGQQKNSLTQQVDALNKRREDVDRRQQEADRMLADQVAQLEKIAGLSADQAREQLIDNLKAEAETRASSFIKNIVEEAKLTATKEAKKVVIETIQRTATEHAIENCVSVFNIESDDVKGKVIGREGRNIRALEAATGVEIIVDDTPEAIIISGFDPVRREIARLSLHRLVQDGRIHPARIEEIVAKTRKNIEDEIVEIGERTVIDLGIHGLHPELIKMIGRMRFRSSYGQNLLQHSREVAKLCATMAAELGLNAKLAKRAGLLHDIGKVWPEEAELPHAILGMELAKKYKENPEVINAIGAHHDEIEMTSMISPIVQVCDAVSGSRPGARREMMESYIKRLKELEELAGNFPGVTKCYAIQAGRELRIMVDADHVSDERAGVLSYEISQKIEKEMQYPGQIKVTVIREMRAVAYAK from the coding sequence ATGGATATCCCACTTTGGTTAGCCGTCTTTGCCGCCCTGGCGGGTGGAGGGATTGGGCTACTGATTGGCCGCCGGACAATGGCGGGCGATCATGCCAAACGCGAACAGGAAGCTGAAGAAAAAGCAGCGTCTATAGTGAAAAATGCTGAATTGCAGGCCGAGACCATTAAGAAAGACCGGATGCTGGAGGCAAAAGAAAAGTACCTGAAGTTAAAAACCGAATTTGAAGAGACAACGAATCAAAAACGAAATCTACTCCTTCAGAACGAAACTAAACTCAAACAGCGCGAGCAACAGCTCAACCAGCAGGCCGACCAGCAACGAAACCGGGAGAATGAGCTGAATCAGCAACGGAACGAACTCGGTCAGCAGAAAAACAGCCTGACGCAGCAAGTCGATGCGCTCAATAAACGTCGGGAAGACGTTGACCGGCGTCAGCAGGAGGCCGATCGTATGTTGGCGGATCAGGTCGCTCAGCTTGAAAAAATAGCCGGTCTCTCTGCCGACCAGGCGCGGGAGCAGCTTATCGACAATCTGAAAGCCGAAGCCGAAACCCGAGCTTCGTCCTTTATCAAGAACATTGTTGAAGAAGCAAAATTGACTGCAACCAAAGAAGCGAAAAAGGTTGTCATCGAGACCATTCAGCGGACGGCTACCGAGCATGCCATTGAAAACTGCGTGTCGGTGTTCAACATCGAATCTGACGATGTGAAAGGCAAAGTTATTGGTCGCGAAGGTCGCAACATTCGTGCGCTGGAAGCAGCAACCGGCGTCGAGATCATTGTCGACGACACGCCCGAAGCCATCATTATTTCCGGTTTCGATCCGGTTCGACGCGAAATCGCCCGGCTATCGTTGCACCGGCTTGTACAGGACGGTCGTATTCACCCGGCCCGCATTGAAGAAATCGTTGCCAAGACCCGCAAGAACATCGAAGATGAAATCGTGGAAATTGGTGAGCGTACGGTCATCGATCTTGGTATTCACGGCCTCCACCCCGAACTGATCAAGATGATCGGTCGGATGCGTTTCCGCTCCAGCTACGGCCAGAACCTGCTCCAGCACTCCCGCGAAGTAGCCAAGCTCTGCGCGACGATGGCCGCTGAACTGGGCCTGAACGCCAAGCTGGCAAAACGTGCTGGTTTACTCCACGACATTGGTAAAGTATGGCCCGAAGAGGCCGAACTACCCCATGCTATTCTGGGCATGGAATTAGCCAAGAAATACAAAGAGAATCCCGAAGTCATCAACGCCATTGGTGCCCACCATGACGAAATCGAGATGACCAGCATGATCTCGCCAATCGTACAGGTCTGTGATGCCGTTTCCGGTTCGCGGCCAGGTGCCCGTCGGGAGATGATGGAATCGTATATCAAACGGCTTAAAGAACTGGAAGAACTGGCGGGTAATTTCCCCGGCGTAACCAAATGCTACGCGATTCAGGCGGGTCGTGAATTACGTATCATGGTGGATGCCGACCACGTTTCCGATGAGCGGGCCGGTGTTCTGTCCTATGAGATTTCGCAGAAAATCGAGAAAGAGATGCAGTACCCCGGCCAGATCAAAGTAACGGTTATTCGGGAAATGCGGGCAGTCGCCTACGCCAAATAG
- a CDS encoding glycosyltransferase family 1 protein yields the protein MKITDSTPDSANAVNLPGRPAMTAGANHLPSFPADDVHDLICFSHLRWNFVYQRPQHLMNRAMKNYRVWFLEEPIWDTELRLDYCKQADGLTVLVPHLPHGTKPDEAIRLQRQLIDEFIQKEHVESFIAWYYTPMSLLFSDHLQPSLTVYDCMDELSAFWGAPPQLLAEEKRLIDRADVVFTGGYSLYEAKRNRHPKVFAFPSSIDFPHFSVARQPQPDPADQRALSNPRIGFSGVIDERFDYKLLGELATRRPEWQFILLGPIVKIDRALLPQGANIHYLGMKAYKDLPAYFSNWTIGMLPFALNNSTEFISPTKTPEYLAAGLPVVSTPIRDVVRTYGNADFVQIADSAEAFEVAIEKALNGQHPTDWEAIDAFLKENSWNHTWNEMNRLMVAAMSVTMEQ from the coding sequence ATGAAAATTACGGACTCAACGCCTGATTCAGCCAATGCTGTCAATCTGCCTGGTCGCCCAGCCATGACGGCTGGTGCCAATCACCTTCCTTCGTTTCCAGCCGATGACGTCCATGACCTGATTTGTTTTTCGCACCTTCGATGGAATTTCGTTTACCAGCGGCCCCAGCATCTAATGAACCGGGCAATGAAGAATTACCGCGTCTGGTTTCTGGAAGAACCGATCTGGGATACAGAACTGCGGCTCGACTACTGCAAGCAAGCCGACGGGCTAACAGTGCTGGTACCTCATTTGCCCCACGGCACCAAGCCTGATGAAGCCATTCGTCTGCAACGTCAACTTATCGATGAGTTTATCCAGAAAGAGCACGTTGAATCTTTTATAGCCTGGTACTATACGCCCATGTCCCTGTTGTTCAGCGATCACCTTCAGCCAAGTCTGACCGTTTACGACTGCATGGATGAACTATCGGCCTTCTGGGGAGCACCACCGCAACTGCTGGCGGAGGAAAAGCGGCTTATCGATCGGGCCGACGTGGTATTCACGGGTGGATATAGCCTCTACGAAGCCAAACGGAATCGGCATCCAAAAGTATTTGCGTTCCCAAGCAGCATCGATTTCCCTCACTTTTCGGTAGCTCGCCAGCCCCAACCAGACCCGGCCGATCAACGGGCATTGTCCAATCCACGCATCGGTTTCAGTGGTGTTATCGATGAGCGGTTCGATTATAAACTCCTCGGTGAGCTAGCCACGCGGAGACCTGAGTGGCAGTTTATTTTACTTGGACCGATCGTTAAGATTGATCGGGCGCTATTACCGCAAGGGGCCAATATTCACTACCTGGGGATGAAAGCGTATAAAGATCTGCCCGCTTATTTCAGCAACTGGACGATCGGTATGCTTCCTTTCGCGCTCAATAATTCTACCGAGTTTATTAGCCCAACCAAAACGCCTGAATACCTGGCAGCTGGTTTGCCAGTCGTGTCTACGCCTATCCGCGACGTTGTGCGCACGTATGGTAATGCCGATTTCGTTCAGATTGCCGATTCAGCCGAAGCTTTTGAGGTGGCGATCGAGAAAGCCCTCAATGGCCAACATCCAACCGATTGGGAAGCGATTGACGCGTTTTTAAAGGAAAATTCCTGGAATCATACCTGGAACGAAATGAACCGCCTTATGGTAGCTGCCATGAGCGTTACAATGGAACAATAG
- a CDS encoding M1 family aminopeptidase, translating into MRSLYILFLLLPVIAKAQLDAASDGGAACQLSKVRYADRLAASPKARIAYAGDPTIDVTYYGLDLSLTHTPNYLRGAATITLKSTTTISSFFLDLNSTTATTGEGLRVDSVKAGAQKLSFQHAQNQLTINPAQTLTTGQAITLTVYYQGIPNSRNQGSFVFGKHEITNDPVIWSLSEPYGAPDWFPCKDSPGDKADSSAVSVTAPTQFVSVSNGLLTRTIDNPNGTRTYHWRNSYPIAQYLISIALTNYMRYDTPVSLTTGGVALDGVNLPIMHYIYPETLARVKGSLDQTPAILQLLTDRFGPYPFLREKYGHAQIGVNTGGMEHQTISSMEERALTPSVIAHELTHQWFGDKITCREWQHIWLNEGFASYAEAIYAESVDGQAGYQTAIADFMTPARLAVGSVYVQNITNTANIFSYNRTYAKGATVLHMLRGIVGDETFFAILRTYAASPTVAYKSAVTDDFQAIAEQVSGRKLDYFFQQWIYGQGYPVYKATASPINGAKTVAIRLEQQNAITTATNPASFTMPVQLQIQSAAGDTIVTVFNDQANQTFVVPTKGTVTGVLVDPNNLLLKTVESVILSPITALSEPAATTLRVYPNPTAETLTVDFSTRLAGPISLRLTNALGQQVRLLTESILRAGDYTRTLSIHGLAAGRYILTVDEQNGQTNRVVLIR; encoded by the coding sequence ATGCGCTCACTTTACATTCTTTTTCTGTTGCTGCCCGTCATCGCGAAGGCGCAGCTCGATGCAGCCTCCGACGGTGGCGCAGCCTGTCAGTTGAGTAAGGTTCGCTACGCAGATCGGCTGGCTGCCAGTCCCAAAGCTCGAATCGCTTACGCTGGTGATCCAACCATAGACGTCACGTACTACGGCCTGGATCTTTCACTAACGCATACCCCCAACTACCTGCGTGGCGCAGCAACCATTACCCTGAAAAGTACGACGACCATCAGTAGTTTCTTTCTCGATCTGAACTCCACGACCGCTACGACTGGTGAGGGACTACGGGTTGATTCGGTGAAAGCGGGCGCTCAGAAACTATCGTTTCAGCATGCACAAAATCAGTTGACGATCAATCCGGCTCAGACGCTAACCACAGGCCAGGCAATTACGTTGACGGTCTATTACCAGGGAATTCCCAATAGTCGTAATCAGGGCTCGTTTGTCTTTGGTAAACATGAAATAACCAATGATCCGGTGATCTGGAGTCTAAGTGAACCCTACGGTGCCCCCGACTGGTTCCCCTGCAAAGACTCCCCCGGCGATAAAGCCGATTCGTCGGCTGTCAGTGTTACAGCACCAACCCAGTTTGTTTCCGTTTCAAACGGGCTGCTTACGCGCACCATCGATAATCCCAACGGCACCCGGACCTATCACTGGCGTAACAGCTACCCAATTGCGCAGTACCTGATCTCGATCGCATTGACAAACTATATGCGCTACGATACGCCTGTATCACTCACAACGGGCGGGGTCGCCCTAGACGGGGTCAACCTGCCTATAATGCACTACATTTATCCGGAGACACTGGCACGAGTCAAAGGTTCGCTGGATCAGACTCCGGCTATACTTCAATTGTTGACCGATCGATTCGGGCCTTATCCCTTCTTACGAGAAAAATACGGCCATGCGCAAATCGGGGTAAATACGGGTGGCATGGAGCACCAGACAATCTCATCAATGGAGGAACGGGCGCTTACGCCATCGGTGATTGCCCACGAATTAACCCACCAATGGTTTGGCGATAAAATTACCTGTCGGGAGTGGCAGCATATATGGCTCAATGAGGGGTTTGCCTCCTACGCTGAAGCAATCTATGCCGAATCGGTCGATGGTCAGGCGGGTTACCAAACGGCCATAGCAGATTTTATGACCCCCGCCCGGCTCGCCGTCGGCTCGGTCTACGTTCAGAATATCACGAATACAGCCAACATTTTCAGTTACAATCGGACGTATGCAAAGGGCGCTACGGTTCTGCACATGCTTCGGGGAATCGTTGGCGACGAGACCTTTTTCGCTATTCTACGCACGTACGCGGCCTCGCCCACGGTTGCTTATAAATCAGCGGTGACGGACGATTTTCAGGCTATTGCCGAGCAAGTGTCCGGACGAAAGTTAGATTACTTCTTCCAGCAGTGGATCTATGGCCAGGGGTATCCTGTCTACAAAGCAACGGCATCACCCATCAACGGTGCCAAGACGGTAGCGATTCGACTTGAGCAACAGAATGCGATCACGACTGCTACCAATCCGGCTTCGTTTACGATGCCTGTTCAACTACAGATACAATCGGCTGCGGGTGATACGATAGTAACTGTTTTCAATGATCAGGCAAATCAAACCTTTGTTGTGCCCACCAAAGGAACCGTAACGGGCGTGTTGGTCGACCCGAACAATTTACTGCTAAAAACGGTGGAAAGCGTTATACTATCGCCCATCACTGCACTCAGCGAACCGGCAGCAACTACCCTTCGCGTGTATCCGAACCCGACCGCTGAAACATTGACCGTCGATTTTTCAACCCGGTTGGCAGGACCGATTTCGCTACGCCTGACCAATGCGCTCGGGCAACAGGTCCGACTACTGACGGAGTCAATTCTCCGGGCTGGGGATTACACCCGAACGCTCTCCATCCACGGTCTCGCTGCCGGACGCTACATCCTCACTGTTGACGAACAAAACGGGCAAACGAATCGGGTAGTTTTGATCCGTTAA
- the pheT gene encoding phenylalanine--tRNA ligase subunit beta: MEISYKWLREYIDLPELPEEVGKILTGTGLEVEGVEKIDAIPGGLEGVVLGEVLTCIPHPDADKLSLTTVDVGGAQPLSIVCGAPNVAAGQRVVVATVGATLHPAAGEPFQIKKAKIRGAASEGMICAEDEIGLGTSHAGIMILSTDLPNGTPAARYFNLEADYQIAIGLTPNRIDAASHFGTARDLKAVLNRPLTMPSVDAFAVSNQDRTLVVQVDDLAACPRYTGLTITGLTVSESPDWLKQRLLSIGLNPINNIVDITNFVCHDLGQPLHAFDADKITGNQVVVKTLPEGTPFVTLDGVERKLSATDLMICDAEKPMCIAGVFGGQNSGVSAQTTSIFLESAYFAPTSVRKTAQHHGLKTDASFRFERGTDPDMPIFALKRAALLIQEVGGGVVSSEITDLYPAPIQPFRVLVRYRNIDRLIGIQIDRTEIHRILNALDIQADEMSADSFVAVVPPYRVDVTREADVIEEILRIYGLDNVPLSVNLAADSLSEFPKTDPNQWQSRVGQLLAANGFYEILTLSLTRPAYNDAIRSTLTGSDVTLLNPLSDELSVMRQTLLFSALETLVYNLNRRQKDLRTFEFGKVYSRTQSEEGVSKYAERMRLSLALVGNQESESWLQKGQSVVYHDMATAVQRVLNLFRVKQIDTQPADPALFQYGLTYLVNKKPLVSLGLVHPKLTKLVDLKQPVFYADFDWSALLKLANSKAKYEEVPRFPEVRRDLSLVIDKGVTFEQISRMAHQTERKLLRSINVFDVYEGDNLGAGKKSYSVSFTLQDPTQTLTDAAIEKTMQRLMAGFERDLGAVIRK, from the coding sequence ATGGAGATTTCCTATAAATGGTTACGAGAGTACATTGATTTACCCGAATTACCCGAAGAAGTAGGCAAAATACTGACCGGAACCGGTCTTGAAGTTGAAGGAGTCGAGAAAATTGACGCCATACCCGGCGGTCTGGAAGGGGTGGTGCTGGGCGAAGTACTGACCTGCATCCCTCACCCCGACGCCGACAAATTGAGCCTGACAACGGTAGATGTCGGTGGCGCACAGCCACTGTCTATTGTCTGCGGAGCTCCGAACGTTGCCGCTGGTCAGCGGGTGGTAGTAGCCACGGTGGGGGCAACCCTGCATCCGGCAGCTGGTGAGCCATTCCAGATTAAGAAAGCTAAAATCCGTGGAGCTGCGTCGGAAGGTATGATCTGCGCCGAAGACGAAATTGGCCTGGGCACTTCGCACGCCGGAATCATGATCTTGAGTACTGACCTGCCCAACGGAACACCGGCCGCCCGTTATTTCAACCTCGAAGCTGATTACCAGATCGCTATCGGTCTGACACCAAACCGTATCGATGCGGCCTCTCATTTCGGTACAGCCCGCGATCTGAAAGCTGTACTAAACCGTCCGTTGACGATGCCGTCAGTCGATGCCTTTGCGGTCAGCAACCAAGACCGTACGCTTGTAGTACAGGTGGATGACCTGGCAGCCTGCCCGCGCTACACCGGACTAACGATCACGGGCCTGACCGTTTCAGAATCGCCCGACTGGTTGAAACAGCGACTTTTGAGCATTGGCCTTAACCCGATCAACAACATTGTTGACATCACCAACTTCGTTTGCCATGATCTGGGACAGCCGCTTCACGCCTTCGATGCCGATAAGATTACCGGCAATCAGGTCGTTGTGAAAACACTGCCGGAAGGTACTCCGTTTGTTACGCTCGATGGTGTTGAGCGCAAACTGAGCGCGACCGACCTGATGATCTGTGACGCTGAAAAGCCGATGTGCATTGCCGGTGTGTTTGGCGGGCAAAATTCGGGAGTGAGTGCCCAAACGACCAGCATCTTTCTGGAGTCGGCGTATTTCGCACCCACGTCCGTTCGAAAAACGGCGCAGCATCATGGGTTGAAAACCGACGCATCATTCCGATTCGAGCGGGGTACAGATCCTGACATGCCCATTTTTGCGCTGAAACGGGCCGCTCTGCTGATTCAGGAAGTAGGCGGTGGTGTGGTCAGCTCCGAGATAACGGATTTGTACCCGGCACCGATTCAGCCATTCCGGGTGCTGGTCCGCTACCGGAACATAGATCGCCTGATCGGTATACAGATCGACCGGACGGAAATTCACCGTATTCTGAACGCACTCGACATTCAGGCAGATGAGATGAGCGCCGACAGTTTTGTTGCGGTCGTTCCTCCTTATCGGGTGGACGTCACCCGCGAAGCCGACGTTATCGAAGAGATACTGCGTATCTACGGACTCGATAACGTGCCATTATCGGTCAATCTTGCCGCCGACTCGCTGTCTGAATTTCCCAAAACCGATCCCAATCAGTGGCAAAGCCGCGTGGGTCAGTTGCTGGCGGCCAATGGATTTTACGAAATTCTGACCTTATCGCTTACCCGGCCAGCTTATAATGACGCGATCCGGTCTACGTTGACGGGTTCGGATGTAACACTGTTAAATCCGCTGAGCGACGAATTATCGGTGATGCGACAAACGCTGCTCTTTTCGGCGCTCGAAACGCTGGTCTATAACCTCAATCGCCGGCAGAAAGACCTCCGGACGTTTGAGTTTGGCAAGGTTTATTCCCGGACGCAAAGTGAAGAAGGGGTAAGTAAATACGCCGAACGAATGCGGCTAAGTCTGGCTCTGGTTGGTAATCAGGAATCGGAAAGCTGGTTGCAGAAGGGTCAATCCGTCGTTTATCACGATATGGCAACGGCGGTGCAGCGCGTACTGAACTTGTTCCGGGTCAAACAGATTGATACCCAACCCGCTGACCCAGCTTTATTCCAGTATGGCTTAACTTATTTAGTCAACAAAAAGCCGCTGGTGAGCCTGGGGCTTGTCCATCCGAAACTAACAAAACTGGTCGATCTGAAACAACCCGTTTTTTATGCTGATTTTGACTGGAGCGCGTTGCTCAAGTTAGCCAACAGTAAAGCGAAGTATGAAGAAGTGCCACGTTTTCCAGAAGTACGGCGTGACTTGTCACTCGTGATCGATAAAGGTGTTACCTTCGAACAGATCAGCCGAATGGCCCACCAGACAGAGCGGAAACTGCTCCGTTCGATAAATGTCTTTGACGTGTACGAAGGCGATAATCTCGGCGCGGGTAAAAAATCGTATTCCGTGAGCTTTACGCTGCAAGATCCGACTCAGACCCTGACCGATGCTGCCATCGAAAAAACGATGCAACGGCTTATGGCGGGTTTCGAGCGGGATTTAGGGGCCGTTATTCGTAAATAA
- a CDS encoding cell division protein ZapA, translating to MEELSIRVKIADRYYRLFVESESEAIVREAAKMLQDELKHYRELGISDTQDALARIAFDCLITKLRGERQVQRLQQMVFDKITQLDQVVTPAITT from the coding sequence ATGGAAGAACTGTCTATTCGCGTAAAAATTGCCGACCGATACTACAGACTCTTCGTGGAGTCGGAGTCGGAAGCAATCGTGCGCGAAGCCGCTAAAATGCTTCAGGATGAACTGAAGCATTATCGAGAGCTGGGCATTAGTGATACGCAGGATGCTCTGGCGCGGATAGCTTTCGATTGCCTCATTACCAAGCTCAGAGGAGAACGACAAGTGCAACGATTACAACAAATGGTGTTTGACAAAATAACTCAGTTAGATCAGGTCGTCACGCCGGCCATAACAACATAA
- a CDS encoding DUF4230 domain-containing protein: MDFFTTALLLLVGAGGGVAFANVLRKRSGQTDARRESTLLLERIEKVFKVVMAEGYFSEIYNYQDQKKILYVLNDPKKAMIIAKSKVLVGFDFAKVRFRTDENGAKILAIESFPEPEVLSIDTDYKFYDIQAGYLNHFHSEDYTKILDDAKQAMNERALQSDLPKIANNQIQYMMYQLAGSMGWQLQLPDAEQRQLDALKAQTERELDSTKRLPPGQ; this comes from the coding sequence ATGGATTTTTTCACAACTGCGTTATTACTGCTTGTCGGTGCCGGGGGCGGTGTTGCCTTCGCCAATGTGCTCCGTAAACGATCCGGTCAAACGGACGCTCGACGTGAATCGACACTGTTGCTCGAACGCATCGAGAAAGTGTTCAAAGTTGTTATGGCCGAAGGGTATTTCTCCGAAATTTATAATTACCAGGATCAGAAGAAAATTCTCTACGTCCTCAACGATCCGAAAAAGGCAATGATCATTGCCAAGTCCAAGGTGTTGGTAGGCTTCGACTTTGCTAAGGTTCGCTTCAGAACCGATGAAAACGGTGCCAAAATACTGGCAATCGAATCGTTTCCGGAACCGGAGGTACTGTCCATCGATACAGACTATAAATTTTACGACATCCAGGCTGGTTACCTCAACCACTTCCATAGCGAAGACTATACGAAAATTCTGGACGACGCCAAGCAGGCGATGAACGAACGGGCCCTTCAGAGCGACTTGCCTAAAATTGCCAATAACCAGATCCAGTACATGATGTATCAGCTAGCCGGCTCAATGGGCTGGCAGCTTCAGCTACCCGACGCCGAGCAACGTCAGCTCGACGCATTGAAAGCGCAAACTGAACGGGAGTTGGATAGTACAAAACGGCTTCCGCCTGGTCAATAA
- a CDS encoding VOC family protein — MKDQFSLVLLVCCALTSGTLFAQDKLGIVRHNHLAIHVQDVAKSAVFYRDVMGLKPIPVPDNLKAIRAWFDLGDGQQIHLMDGRTAQIAHDKNGSHFALFVADIAKAEQYLKAQNIPMHRQVRFDGVVQIYFSDLDGYLFELNESPKSTKAY; from the coding sequence ATGAAAGATCAATTCAGTTTAGTTTTGCTGGTCTGTTGTGCACTAACGTCCGGCACACTTTTCGCGCAGGATAAGCTTGGCATTGTCCGGCATAATCACCTGGCTATTCACGTGCAAGACGTAGCCAAAAGTGCGGTCTTCTACCGGGATGTGATGGGCTTGAAACCGATTCCGGTCCCTGATAATCTCAAAGCCATTCGGGCCTGGTTCGACCTTGGCGATGGGCAACAGATTCACTTAATGGATGGACGCACGGCGCAAATTGCGCATGACAAGAATGGCAGCCATTTTGCACTTTTCGTAGCTGACATTGCCAAAGCCGAGCAATACCTGAAGGCTCAGAACATTCCCATGCACCGCCAGGTACGATTCGATGGGGTTGTCCAAATTTATTTTTCTGACCTCGATGGCTATCTTTTCGAGTTGAACGAAAGCCCAAAGTCAACAAAAGCATACTGA